In Elaeis guineensis isolate ETL-2024a chromosome 1, EG11, whole genome shotgun sequence, a genomic segment contains:
- the LOC105039746 gene encoding rust resistance kinase Lr10-like isoform X2, with protein sequence MDDSAKQVFEDFQHTAAAVSIIIAVASVAGMVAIVFILYKCLVEHGLPSINFNTSGATAATSQPFATIPYSQIKMTTVENFLNDIAQEKPIRFSPKEIEIFTHNYSTKLGSGGFGAVYKGELPNGVPVAVKVLTGSLNKRVEEQFMAEVGTIGRTYHVNLVRLYGFCFDATMRALVYEYMENGSLDNHLFHEDPEIEWGTLHEIAIGTAKGIRYLHEECQQRIIHYDIKPANILLDADFSPKVADFGLAKLLSRRNTHVSMTGGRGTPGYAAPEMWMPSPVTYKCDVYSFGMLLFEIVGKRRNLDISLGESQEWFPRWVWEKFETAQLGVVASVCGIREEDREMAERMCQVALWCVQYQPEARPPMSKVVKMLEGEMEIDPPLNPFQHLLTSGAAIANWTDSSAGSTATVETRDENPNEDSKRTTRMHEIEMVICSS encoded by the exons ATGGATGATAGTGCCAAACAAGTATTCGAAGATTTCCAGCATACAGCTGCAGCAGTCAGCATCA TAATTGCAGTGGCAAGTGTGGCCGGGATGGTCGCGATAGTTTTCATTCTCTACAAGTGCCTCGTGGAGCATGGGCTGCCATCAATAAATTTTAACACCAGCGGAGCTACAGCAGCCACATCACAACCTTTTGCAACAATCCCATATTcgcagatcaagatgacaacggTGGAGAATTTTCTCAACGACATTGCTCAAGAGAAACCCATCAGGTTTTCACCCAAGGAGATAGAAATTTTCACCCATAATTATTCCACAAAATTGGGCTCCGGTGGCTTTGGAGCAGTTTACAAGGGAGAACTCCCAAATGGCGTGCCGGTGGCTGTTAAGGTCCTTACAGGAAGCTTGAATAAGAGAGTTGAAGAGCAGTTCATGGCTGAAGTGGGGACGATTGGGAGAACATATCACGTCAATCTAGTGAGGCTCTATGGCTTCTGCTTCGATGCCACGATGAGAGCTCTCGTGTATGAGTACATGGAGAATGGTTCACTTGACAACCACTTGTTCCACGAGGATCCCGAGATCGAATGGGGAACACTACATGAGATTGCAATTGGAACAGCCAAAGGAATCCGATACCTGCATGAGGAGTGCCAGCAGAGGATAATTCACTACGACATAAAGCCTGCGAACATCCTCCTTGATGCAGACTTCAGTCCAAAGGTAGCCGACTTTGGCCTAGCTAAGCTATTAAGCAGGAGAAACACTCATGTGAGCATGACAGGAGGAAGAGGGACGCCAGGCTATGCTGCACCGGAGATGTGGATGCCCTCTCCGGTCACATACAAGTGCGACGTTTATAGTTTTGGCATGCTGTTGTTTGAGATAGTTGGGAAGAGGAGGAATCTCGACATCAGCCTAGGAGAAAGCCAGGAGTGGTTCCCCAGGTGGGTGTGGGAGAAATTTGAGACTGCGCAACTAGGGGTGGTGGCATCAGTTTGTGGAATAAGGGAAGAGGACAGAGAGATGGCAGAGAGAATGTGTCAGGTGGCCTTGTGGTGTGTTCAGTATCAGCCTGAAGCAAGGCCCCCTATGAGCAAAGTGGTCAAGATGCTGGAGGGAGAGATGGAAATCGACCCCCCGTTGAATCCATTCCAGCATTTGCTCACATCTGGGGCAGCTATTGCTAACTGGACTGACAGCAGCGCGGGCTCAACAGCAACTGTAGAAACACGTGATGAAAATCCAAATGAAGACTCCAAGCGTACGACGAGGATGCATGAAATAGAGATGGTAATATGTTCGTCGTGA
- the LOC105039654 gene encoding uncharacterized protein, with amino-acid sequence MATTQARKAAPPPVIGKAGRYTVFITPPPTPKLSEAPRPLSSSSKLSPSPSPRNVAPLSVSVPPPSPSPTPAPPPVQVPPQQFEKPAARPSGSVFGFFSDAIAKVQDVHSSLDEYLADWFGLNRSKYQWALNDYYENNGKMEAGKVCKPKELTSKGQAV; translated from the exons ATGGCCACCACGCAGGCGCGAAAGGCGGCCCCGCCGCCGGTGATCGGAAAGGCGGGGAGGTACACCGTCTTCATCACCCCGCCGCCGACTCCCAAGCTCTCTGAAGCCCCAAGACCCCTGAGCTCTAGTTCTAAGCTGAGCCCTAGCCCCAGTCCAAGAAATGTGGCTCCTTTGTCGGTCAGTGTGCCTCCACCGTCTCCGTCGCCGACGCCGGCGCCCCCACCGGTTCAGGTCCCGCCACAGCAGTTCGAGAAACCTGCCGCTCGGCCGTCGGGTTCCGTGTTTGGATTCTTCTCGGACGCCATCGCCaaagtccaagatg TGCATTCGAGCTTGGACGAGTACCTGGCTGATTGGTTTGGGTTGAACCGATCGAAGTATCAGTGGGCATTGAATGATTACTACGAAAACAACGGAAAG ATGGAAGCTGGCAAAGTTTGTAAACCAAAAGAACTTACCAGCAAAGGGCAAGCTGTGTAA
- the LOC105039653 gene encoding G-type lectin S-receptor-like serine/threonine-protein kinase At5g24080 produces the protein MSSSPSGSPSSTTNNTTFKTGIIMGGIVLIVTVCSITKCIIKKSRMQSTNAPTQETNSHDATTPTTSSMDSLNLEMESMNRFLDDILKEKPMRFTPQHLKEFTHNYEQELGSGGFGVVYKGRFPNGVRVAVKVLHGTLDKRAEEQFMAEIGTVGRTYHINLVRLYGFCFETTVKALVYEYMENGSLDRYLFNGNQGIEWEKQHEIAIGTAKGIRYLHEECEKRIIHYDIKPGNVLLTANFSPKVADFGLAKLCNRESTHVIITRARGTPGYAAPELWLPFPVTHKCDVYSFGMLLFEILGQRRNLELKHTESQEWYPRWVWQKFEKGQLDVVLSVSRIEAKDRAKAERMFKVALWCIQYEPEERPSMGSVVRILEGEEEIIAPRNPFAHMAPYGAGSALSSENTSYLSG, from the exons ATGTCAAGTTCTCCGAGTGGCAGTCCATCGTCAACCACGAACAACACCACTTTCAAAA CGGGAATCATCATGGGAGGCATAGTGCTCATTGTGACAGTTTGCTCCATCACCAAGTGCATTATTAAGAAATCCAGGATGCAATCCACTAATGCACCGACACAGGAAACCAACAGCCATGATGCAACTACACCTACTACTTCGAGCATGGACTCATTAAACCTTGAAATGGAATCAATGAACAGGTTCCTTGATGACATCTTAAAGGAGAAACCCATGAGATTTACACCTCAGCATCTGAAAGAATTCACCCACAACTATGAACAAGAACTGGGTTCAGGTGGTTTTGGTGTAGTCTACAAAGGACGGTTCCCTAATGGGGTTCGGGTGGCAGTTAAGGTCCTTCACGGAACCTTGGACAAGAGAGCTGAGGAGCAGTTCATGGCAGAAATTGGTACAGTTGGCAGGACTTACCACATCAATCTGGTTAGGCTCTATGGATTTTGCTTTGAAACAACGGTCAAAGCCCTAGTGTACGAATACATGGAGAATGGATCACTCGACCGATACTTGTTCAATGGAAATCAAGGCATTGAATGGGAGAAGCAACATGAGATAGCAATTGGGACTGCTAAGGGAATTAGGTACTTGCATGAAGAGTGCGAGAAAAGGATAATACATTATGACATAAAGCCAGGCAATGTTCTTCTCACAGCAAACTTCTCTCCCAAGGTCGCTGATTTTGGATTGGCAAAGCTCTGCAACAGAGAGAGCACTCATGTGATTATTACAAGAGCTCGGGGCACACCTGGCTATGCGGCACCTGAGCTATGGTTGCCATTCCCTGTGACTCACAAGTGTGATGTCTACAGCTTTGGGATGCTTCTGTTTGAGATATTGGGACAGAGGAGGAATCTTGAATTGAAGCACACTGAGAGCCAGGAATGGTACCCAAGATGGGTTTGGCAGAAGTTCGAAAAGGGGCAATTGGATGTCGTATTATCAGTCTCTAGAATAGAAGCAAAGGATAGAGCAAAGGCTGAGAGAATGTTTAAAGTGGCATTATGGTGCATTCAGTATGAACCAGAAGAAAGACCTTCAATGGGTAGTGTGGTGAGGATACTGGAGGGGGAAGAGGAAATTATTGCACCTAGAAACCCATTTGCACACATGGCTCCATACGGTGCAGGTTCGGCTCTGTCTAGTGAGAATACAAGCTATTTGTCTGGTTAA
- the LOC105039746 gene encoding rust resistance kinase Lr10-like isoform X1 encodes MTFYPFLKKKIQSLILQMHFSVSQVTIFSLLLVKILSAYPLVYSLIFTFRRVSYRFLWLPNSQSNMDDSAKQVFEDFQHTAAAVSIIIAVASVAGMVAIVFILYKCLVEHGLPSINFNTSGATAATSQPFATIPYSQIKMTTVENFLNDIAQEKPIRFSPKEIEIFTHNYSTKLGSGGFGAVYKGELPNGVPVAVKVLTGSLNKRVEEQFMAEVGTIGRTYHVNLVRLYGFCFDATMRALVYEYMENGSLDNHLFHEDPEIEWGTLHEIAIGTAKGIRYLHEECQQRIIHYDIKPANILLDADFSPKVADFGLAKLLSRRNTHVSMTGGRGTPGYAAPEMWMPSPVTYKCDVYSFGMLLFEIVGKRRNLDISLGESQEWFPRWVWEKFETAQLGVVASVCGIREEDREMAERMCQVALWCVQYQPEARPPMSKVVKMLEGEMEIDPPLNPFQHLLTSGAAIANWTDSSAGSTATVETRDENPNEDSKRTTRMHEIEMVICSS; translated from the exons atgacattttatccttttttaaaaaaaaaaattcaaagcctAATCCTGCAAATGCATTTCTCTGTATCCCAAGTCACCATTTTCTCGCTCCTCCTTGTAAAGATCCTCTCTGCTTATCCTTTAGTTTATTCCCTTATCTTCACATTTCGTCGTGTCAGCTATAGATTCCTCTGGCTACCAAATTCACAATCTAATATGGATGATAGTGCCAAACAAGTATTCGAAGATTTCCAGCATACAGCTGCAGCAGTCAGCATCA TAATTGCAGTGGCAAGTGTGGCCGGGATGGTCGCGATAGTTTTCATTCTCTACAAGTGCCTCGTGGAGCATGGGCTGCCATCAATAAATTTTAACACCAGCGGAGCTACAGCAGCCACATCACAACCTTTTGCAACAATCCCATATTcgcagatcaagatgacaacggTGGAGAATTTTCTCAACGACATTGCTCAAGAGAAACCCATCAGGTTTTCACCCAAGGAGATAGAAATTTTCACCCATAATTATTCCACAAAATTGGGCTCCGGTGGCTTTGGAGCAGTTTACAAGGGAGAACTCCCAAATGGCGTGCCGGTGGCTGTTAAGGTCCTTACAGGAAGCTTGAATAAGAGAGTTGAAGAGCAGTTCATGGCTGAAGTGGGGACGATTGGGAGAACATATCACGTCAATCTAGTGAGGCTCTATGGCTTCTGCTTCGATGCCACGATGAGAGCTCTCGTGTATGAGTACATGGAGAATGGTTCACTTGACAACCACTTGTTCCACGAGGATCCCGAGATCGAATGGGGAACACTACATGAGATTGCAATTGGAACAGCCAAAGGAATCCGATACCTGCATGAGGAGTGCCAGCAGAGGATAATTCACTACGACATAAAGCCTGCGAACATCCTCCTTGATGCAGACTTCAGTCCAAAGGTAGCCGACTTTGGCCTAGCTAAGCTATTAAGCAGGAGAAACACTCATGTGAGCATGACAGGAGGAAGAGGGACGCCAGGCTATGCTGCACCGGAGATGTGGATGCCCTCTCCGGTCACATACAAGTGCGACGTTTATAGTTTTGGCATGCTGTTGTTTGAGATAGTTGGGAAGAGGAGGAATCTCGACATCAGCCTAGGAGAAAGCCAGGAGTGGTTCCCCAGGTGGGTGTGGGAGAAATTTGAGACTGCGCAACTAGGGGTGGTGGCATCAGTTTGTGGAATAAGGGAAGAGGACAGAGAGATGGCAGAGAGAATGTGTCAGGTGGCCTTGTGGTGTGTTCAGTATCAGCCTGAAGCAAGGCCCCCTATGAGCAAAGTGGTCAAGATGCTGGAGGGAGAGATGGAAATCGACCCCCCGTTGAATCCATTCCAGCATTTGCTCACATCTGGGGCAGCTATTGCTAACTGGACTGACAGCAGCGCGGGCTCAACAGCAACTGTAGAAACACGTGATGAAAATCCAAATGAAGACTCCAAGCGTACGACGAGGATGCATGAAATAGAGATGGTAATATGTTCGTCGTGA